The nucleotide sequence CCCGCCGAATGAATCATTTCTTTCAATTCGTCAAAAAAAGCCCTGTGGCGTTTAGTACTCCATAATCCTTTCACATTTTCAAAAAGAAAAAAATCTGGCTGTCTTTGCACAATCAAATTAATATAAGAAAGTGACAATTTCCCATTATCCCCTTCCCGGCCACGATTTTTTCCCGCAATCGAAAAATCAGGACAGGGCGGTCCTCCTATAAATCCAACCAATTCACCCTGTACTCTTATTGCTTCCATGTTCCTGCTGAGTTCATCACGTCTCTCAGCATCGGTCAAAAATACATTTACATCTCCATTATAATAGCCATATTCTGGCGGGTCTATTCCCATATTTTCTCTTGCATACTGGTATGCTCTCATAAATTCGGGGTCAAACTCATTTACAAATGCCACATCAAAACCATTTGTTTCAAATCCTAAATCTAAAAAGCCACTCCCAGAGAAGAAAGAAAAAATTTTCATTCTGTCATCTCCTTTATATATCGTTCGAATTATCAGCTTGCCATGTCTTTCTCTACGTGAAGAAAAGCAAAAAACACTCCTCCTTTCACAGGCATATTCTGCTTTCATATATCCCGTAAAAGGCTGAAAAATGCAAGTTTTATTTTATAATCATCAAAGATTTTCCTCAATCTAGCCTAAAAAGACCAGTATATCAAGTATATCAAATTGTTCTTGCTTTTACAATCACTTTCCGATTTTATGTGGTATACATACTTACCATTTTTTATTAATCACTCAATCTGACGTAGTAATAATGACAACCTCAATCAATGTACAAAAGAGCCGTAGATAACGACTCTCTTATGACAGGCTGGGTATACAATTAAATGCCGCTTTCCTATTACAATTCACTCTTTTCAATCAATTCATCAAAAATAGCTTCTTGTATTACCCGAACACACTCCTCTGGATTTTTCTTGATATCCTTTCCCCAAAAACGTATAACTTTCCACCCAAGATACTGAAGTTCTTTCTCCACTTCACTATCCCTAGCCATGTTTCTCTCGATTTTCTTTATCCAATATTCTCCTTTGTCAGAACGGCCTAGCCGAGTTTTCAAGGCATCCCAGTCTTTACCATGAAAAAATTCGCTATCACAAAAGACTGCTATTTTGTATCGCACCAGCGCTATATCTGGCTTCCCAGGAAGTTTTTTATAATTTTTTCGATATCTGTATCCCTTTCTCCATAAAACTTTCCTTAATGCCAGCTCAATTGAAGTGTCTTTTGATTTGATATTCTGCATATTCTTACGCCGCTGTTCTTTTGTAAGAACATCCATATTACCACCACATTTCTGCTTTTAACACTTTTATTATTCAACTATTTATTTGCCTTATATTTTAACACTTCACTAAATCGTTTTCTTTTCAAATGTACCTATTTGAAACAACCATTTATTTGGAACTTTAAAATTTTTATACCATATAACGATACAATCACAATTTAACGATTCCTACTACCTTTTAACGATTATCTACATTTCCTGTTTTTCATTCCCTCATTCGTAGTTTTACCGTAGTCCAAGTATTATTTGTTTGCCAAGGTATGCCCAAGTTTGCCCCGAAGTGCCGAATTATGCGGTTTTTACCTTACTCCTGCCGTGGCAGATGAATAATATTTTAATCATATCTTTTATATCCCTTCATAAGCCTTCAAACCTTGATATTTCAAGCTTTTCGGCGCTTTTTTCATTTTTGGTTTTTTACCCTTAATCTGTGTAATTCGTTATAAATCTACGCAAATTTACGGGCAAATGGTGTAGTAATTGGTGTAGTAGATTGGTGTATTTCTCAACCTGATTTTCTCTGTTTTCCATGCATATCAGTTTCTTTGAAGTCCAATATCTTCGCCATCTGCTCCGCAGCACGGTCATAGCTGGCATGAGTATAAACATTCAGTGTAACACCTACATCGGAATGTCCCATTACATACTGCAAGGTCTTAATATCCATGCCTGCATTTGCCATATTGGTACAGAACGTATGCCGGAATACATGAGGTGTGATATGCGGCAATGGTTTTTCAGGATAAAGTTTCTTGTATTTCTTCATTGCCCACCGCATTTCGTTTTCAATATGCAGCGCCACTTTCGGCTTATCATCTTTGTCCAGCAAAAGAAAGCAGCTGTATCCGTCAACAATCATTTCTGTTTTCAACTTCTTACGATTGACAAGGATATTTTTCAGACTTCGATAAACTTCTTCTGTCATCGGAATAAAGCGGCATCCGCACTCAGTTTTTGTTTTCTCAACATAATACTTTCCGCCCCGTTCCCTGACAAGCTGATGATCCACACGGATTTTCCGGCTTTCAAAATCTAAATCACTTTTTGTCAAGCCACAAAATTCGCTGACACGCATTCCCGTTCCTAATAGTACGACAAATTCATCATAATACTTTGCATAGGTTTTATCATTTCGGATAAACCCCATCCAAAGCTCCTGCTGTTCCTCTGTCATGGCGATACATTTTTGTGAATCGTTTGGCACAACATCAACCAGCTTAAAATCAAATGGATTCCTGCGGATAATGTCCTCATTATATGCCATCTGAAAAGCAGGCTTTACAACGCCCCTGACACTTGTAATGGTACTGTATCCTTTTCCGTCATTATGTAGCTTCATAATCCACTGCTGGGCGTCCGACACTTTAATATCCCTTATCTGCCGATACCCGAAGTCCTCTTTTTTAATTAGATTCAGCACAAAATTGTATCCGACTTTGGTATTGTAGCGTACACCCTGTTTCAAACTGATATAGCGCTCCAAGAGGGCAATAACGGTAACTTCGCCGGCGGCATAGTCAATCCCTTCGTCAAGCTGCTTCTGGATCATCTTTTCCTTTTCCCGCAGTTCCTTCAAATCAGAGGAATAAATGGTCTGCCGTTTTCTGTGGATATCCGTATAGCGGTACTGATAAATCAGGTCTTTTCTCTGGCTCTCTCCTGTCTTTAAGATTCGTCCTTTATTGTCTTTCCGTTTCTCAGACATTTTCAAACTCCTTTCCGTAGTGGAAAGGGCCTTGATATGACTCATTCATTGTACCATACCAAAGCTGATTTTACACCACAAGTTTCACAAAAATGCAAGAAATAAGATAACCACCTTTGTCAGATAGAATATTCCTGCTCGATATACTGATCGAACAAGCGGCGTTTGATTAACCGCTTATTGCCAACCCACAAAACAAAACGGCAGTTTTTCTCATTGGTAAGCTCACGCAGTTTATTGACACCAATTCCTGAATAAGCCGCTGCTTCTTCAAGGCTTAAATTGCTTTTTTCCCAAATAGGAACTTCTTTCACTGACTTTCGCCTCCCTCCAAGAGTTTCTTTAGGCGTTCCATTTTCTGTTGTGCCGTTATTTTGCGGAAATCGCCGCCAGTAAAGCGAACAGGCACACACATTTCAAGCAGCCTGCCATAAATACGTGCGTGTGGCACGTCCGCCGGATTCCTAAGCTGCTCCGGCGTAAGGTTCGTCGTTGCGATTAACGGTTTTTTGCTGATATACCGGCTGTCTATCACGTTGTAGACCTGCTCAAGTCCGTATTCCGTACCCCTCTCCATGCCGAAATCATCAAGGATAAGCAGGGGATAGGAACAAAGCCTTACGATGTATTCATTCCTGTTTTCCGAGCCGTAGAAAAGGTTGTTCAAAATCGTTGCAAAGTTCGTCATGCAGACGGGTATCTCCTTCTCCATAAGGGCGTTGGCGATACAGCCTGCAAAATAGCTTTTCCCTGATCCGACATTCCCCCACAGCAGGTAGCCGAGGTTTTCAGACCGCACCGTTTCCCATTTCTCCACATAGGAGTACGCTTTCCCTATCTGCGGGCATTTCCCGTTGTCATTTTCAAAAGTCCAGTGACGCATGGCAGGATTGGAAAAGCCTTCCCGTTTCAGACGTTCCACTTCGGCATTGTGCTTTTCGTCCGCATCCCTTTTTTCCATCCTTTCACGCTCTGCCCTGCGGCAGTCGCATTCAGACGGGTGACGGTCACGCCCGAACAATGCCTTTCCCTGTGGGAAATAGGCTTCTTTCGGTTTATGGCATTTCCCACAGTACAGTAACCCGTCCTCCCCTTTGTAATCCTCCGGCTCCTGCGTAGCGTCTATCATATTCAGAATCGTATCAGTTAAACCGTTCATAAGCTGTCCGCCTCACTGTATGAATAATCAGGCATCCCTTTCTTTGGTGCTGCCTTTCCAATGTCCTCCTGCGCCCATTTGTAAATCGTGGCGGCATGGTTATTGTACTGTTTCCCGCTTGAAGCGATATGTAAAGACAGGCGGTCAATGTAATATCCCCACTTGTCGGGCAGTTCTGATTTCAGACCGTTAATCTCTGCATCAGAAAGAAAAACATTATTAAATCTCCCATAAGCGGCGGGGGCGGGCGTTCCGTTCTCTCCCTCTCCCTCTTTCTCTAACTCTTTATCTCTCTCTAACTCTTTATCTCTCTCTACGCGGCAAATCTGTTTCAGATTGTTGCAGTCTGTTTCATTTGTGTTGCATTGCAACGCTTTCTGTCCAAAGGCAAGCTGTTTTTTCCGCTCCCTACACTCCCTTGAACGTATGGTTGACGCTGTTTCCGAGCCGATGATTGTCGGCACTTCCGTGAGCTGGTACTCGTCATCATCGCCAATCTCTATCAAACCATGCCGCTGTAAAAATGCAAGCGTCAGCTTCACGTTCTCTGCGTCCTCGTCAAGTGCAAGGGCAATCTCCGAAGCGAAGTTATCCTCCACGCCCTCAAAGTAAAGTTTCCCTTCGTCCTTCAGCGAAAGCAGCATCATTTTCAGGTAGATAATCGTGTGCGTATCTCCGCCCGCTATGGAGCGTAACTTCTTGATGCGCTTACCTGAAAACCAGTCCGCTTTCAGTTTCAGCCAGTAATACCTCTTTGCCATAAATGCCTCCTTAAACGCACAAAAAGGACAGCCCAGACTTTTCCCATAAGTCTGTGACTGCCCTTGCGCTGTGTTAGTTATTTTTGAGTGCAATCCCGCACTCTGCTTTAACAAAAATCCCTTAAAAACTTTCTGCAAACAGTTGGGAAGAATTGCAGGATCATATACGGGATTTATGTATTCAGTTTTTGATTGCTAGCATTAAATGTATCTGCCCTAAATTTTCAGCTTGTCCGCACCATATTTGTGAATGATACGGAACAGTATTTCTTTCTCTTTCCCCTCTGCTTTATCATATAAACCTCACAGGGTTTTCTGTTCCGTCAGTGTGAGGGTGTTGGTATAGGGCTTGTAATTTTCCGTAATAAAAACCCCGCCGCCCTCGCCCAGCTTTGTGTAAACCGGATAATCAAAAGACAGTGCGATAACATCATTCATTATCGTGCGCCTTGAAACATCCAGTTCCCATGCAAGCTCCCTCATTGTCATATGCTCTTTGGCGGATAAAATACTGATGATTTCCATTCTCCGGTGTGCAGTGTCCATGCCACGCCTCCCGATATTTTCTATGTAAAACTTCCGCAGTACGGTCCAAATTCATGTATGATTGATAAAACAATTTTCCTGTCCTCTGAACCACAGGTCACAGCAACTTTTTCCAAGCATTCCAACTGTTCCTGCGTGAGCGTGTTCTGGTGCTGCCCCACACCGTCCGTAAGGAGATAACCGCCGTCATATCCCTGTTTTGTGATAACGGGGAGTTCTTCGCCTATGATGTCAAAATCCCTGCGTATGGCTTTCCTGCCAACACCGAACATCTTCATCATTTCCAATGTGGTCAGCTTTTTTCCCGACAGCAGCATACGCTCTATGTCACGCCGCCGCTGGAATGTGTTGTCCTTCATGTTTCACCTCCTTCCGCTGTTTGATTCCCTGTGGCTATTATAGAAAAAGTAATGTTCCCCCTATGGCTACCTTCCTCAAAAAAATCTGGTTATTTTTTCAAAAAAGGTAAAAGTTATACCGACTTTTTTCCGAAAGAATCCCGTATTTATCAGTGCTGCCCAAAAAGTCGGTATAACGTCATAGCAAGCACTGCCTGTGTTCCCTCACAGGCTGAATTTTTCCAATTTTCCCGAAAGCGGAAACTTGAAAAAATTGCTTGTAGAGGGAAGTTTCCCCCTAGCCCCCTCTGCTCTCAAAAATTACGAAATGTCCTTTCGGAATTTCTGATTTTTTTCACTCATTTTTTTGCACGAATATCCCCCGTAACGGAATAGAAGATAGTGTAAAATTTTTTCATAATCCCATTACAGAAAGGACGCAAAAATGGCAAACAGAGAACGCAAAAACGAGTTGAAAATATATCTAAGTGACGATGAACAATACATACTGGAGCAGAAAGTCAAAGCGTCCGGAATGAAAAGCAAATCTGCTTTCCTGCGCCGCCAAATCTTGTACGGTTTTGTCTATGACATTGACTATTCCGAACTTCGGGAATACAACGCCGCACTCGGAAGAATCGGCAATAATCTGAATCAGATAGCAAAGCGCATGAATGCCACAGGAAACGTCTATGCTGCCGATGTAAAGCAGGTAAAGGAGCTGATGAAAAAAGTGTGGGATACACAAAAGTCCATGCTCTCAAAACAGCCATACATGAAGCTATAAACCAAATCTGAAACCTCTGCCGGAGCAATACTGCGTTAGCTTGTTTTTCTTTATAAATCCACGAAAAAGAAACCGCAAAAAAATTTGAAAACACACAAAATTCGACATTAAAAAAGGTGTATCGTCTTAAAGTTTTTGCTTCATTTCGATACACCTTGATGTGTAAATCTTCCAATATTCTTTTGTTCTAAACCTATGTATTTTTCGTTTTATTTTCATTCTGTGTCTTTCCCCAATCTGAATGTAATTGATAAGCTGTTTCAAGCATAATCAAATCAGCAAATAAACTTTAAGTAGTGTCTGCTGATTAAGTAGCTATCTGCAACTTCCAACTCTTACATCTGCTCCGGTCATGCCAGAATCGGAACAGATGCAAAAGAGCGCAAAGTATTCGCCTCTGAATCCTGAACAGATTCGTCACGAATACAGATAATGCAATAGAAGTCAGCTGCGTTTCTTCCAGTTTTGTGGTAATGCAGCTCATACCATAGCAGCGTTTGCTCAGGCTGAAGGTGCGCTCCACTTCGATTCTATCGGTATTATCCTGATACTCTTGCTTTTTATCAACTTTTGCTGTGGCACTTGGTCTGCCCAGCTTTGGACCTGATAACCGGATCCCATGCTCCTTGCAATAACTCCTGTTTTCCCTGGTCCGATATATCTGATCTGCCAGAACACGTTCCGGATAATAACCAGTACGTTCTTTGAAACGCTCTATTGCTTCAATCAGGCAGGTACTCTCGTTGTATGCCTCAAAAGATATTTTTTCGATACGCCCGTAACCTTCGCTGTCAAGACTGAGATCAAATTTTGCACCAAATTCAACAGGTGCTTTGACCTTACCTCTGACAATCGGTCGAAGCCATGGCTGCGCAATGCTTACAATGCGATGCTCCACAGAATGGACTCTGTTATCATACATATACTGTTGCTGTTCATGCAGCTTGATGATGGTAAGATACAAGTCGATATCCTTACCTGCCATGGCGTATCCATCACTCATGAACTGTTCCAAATAGCCAAGATCTCTTTTCACATAGCCAAGCTGTCTGCGGATTGCGCTGCGGATTTTCTTTGCCGTGTGCTTTCTGCTCTTGGCAAATGCAAGATACTCTTTTCTGGCGCGTTTGCGGTATCTTCTGGGCAGCTTAAGACCATAACATTTACAAAATCGGTAAATGATGTTTTCCAGCTTCTCTCTTGCTTCGTTCAAAAGCGAGATGTCCTGCGGATAACGTATGTTTGCAGGTGCACAGGTTGCATCAAGGGTCAGCGTTCCTTTGTTTGTATCTTCTTTTGCAGTACCATCATCACCGGATTTTCCTACGGATGGAGGAGTATGGTCATCTTTGTCATCATCCTTATGGGAAAGAAGATACTCGTTTACTTCCATCAGCATCTCTGCGGAAATGCGTTTACGGAAGAGAACCAGTGTACTTGCATCAAACGGAGCTTCTTCCCGAAATCCAGGAAGCCCGATAAAGTATTGCAGATACGGATTCTCTGCGATCTGTTCTACAAGCTCACGGTCGGAATACTGGAACTTGGTCTGGATGATCAGAGCTCCTAATGCCATACGAAGAGGCTTGGCAACATTGCCCGTATCACTTGGAAACAGCTTGGCATATTTTACTTCAAACTCGTCCCATGGGATGCGGTCAGCCAGTTTGATCCAACGGTTATCCGGATTCATGTGGAGTCCCATAGGCTGGTTGAAATCGAGGAATGAATGCTGTAACTTGTCAATCGGTTTGTACATTGTTTTAGCTCCTTTATACTCAAAATCTGTAAAAAACTGCAAGAAAAACGATTTGTTTTCGTCAAAATCCTTGCAATTATTGTACCAGAAAACGGGGCAAAAGTCAGTAAAATCAAGTGTTTGCAACCTAATCAGCAGACACTAAGTATAATAGGAAAACGGTAGCAACTCAGGCTACCGTTCCTTATCTAAAAAGTGTGCATAGCTGTCACAATAAATGCTGTTATTATATTAAAGACCAGCCCACTCCTCTTTGCATTTGATTACCACTGTATATAATCATGCGCCGTTAATTTACTTAACGCCCATCCATGAAGATATGACCATTCTCTGTACTTCACTCGTACCCTCATAAATCTCTGTAATCTTTGCATCACGCATTAAACGCTCAAACGGAAAATCTCTTGAATATCCGTCATAACCTGCAAGTTGAGCGCAACGACGTGTCACATTTGTAGCGGCTTCTGCCGCATATAGTTTACCCATAGCCGCAAGATGTGAAAATGGCTCATGATCCTGTTTTGCCTGTGCGGCACGATATACTAATAAACGGGCTGCATCAACTCTCGCCTGCATATCAGCAAGTTCAAACTGCGTAAACTGATATTGTGAAATTCTTTGTTCTCCCTGCATATGTTCCGTAACATATTTTTTGCAATGGTCAATCGCCCCCTGCGCTATCCCCAATGCCTGTGCAGCTACACCAATACGTCCGCCATCCAAGGTCATAAGAGCCATCTTAAAGCCTTTTCCTAATTCGCCTAACAGATTTTCTTTCGGAATTTTACAGTCTTGAAAAACCAATTCATATGTGGCAGAACCGCGAATCCCCATTTTCTTTTCCTTTGTTCCAAAAGTAAAGCCGGGAGTTCCTTTTTCTACGATAAAACCGGATATACCCCTGCTGCGTTGGCTTTTATCTGTCATGGCTGTTACAAAATAGGTATCAGCATAGAATCCGTTTGTAATAAAGATTTTTGAACCATTCAGCAGCCAATAATCCCCTTTGTCAACGGCTGATGTCTGCTGGTTGCCTAAGTCACTGCCCGCAGACGGTTCTGTTACTGCAAATGCCCCAAGCTTTTCTCCCTTCAAAAGCGGAACAAGGTATTTCTGCTTTTGTTCTTCTGTACCAAACTCTGAATGATTATTCCGGGGTTCTCTGAGCCACCTGTCCGGACTTTGAGAGCCACCATTCCGGAGAATGGGAGCCACATATTCCGGTAATTCAGAGCCACAATAAAGGCTCTATTACATATATTTCCTTTATACTGTAGATACACACCGTTGGTGTGAATACAGATAAAGGAGGTCGTAATTATGACCAAATATCGTGAAATCCTACGTTTGAAAAGCTTAGGATTCAGTGAGCGGAACATCGCACAGAGTTGTGGTGTGTCCAGAAACACAGTCGCCAAGGTTCTGAAAAAAGCAGCGGAAATAAATCTTTCATGGCCGCTGGATTTTGACATGACCGACAGCACACCAGAGGAGCTGATGTTCCCTAAAGATAAGTCAGCAACGAATAAACGTATGCCTGACTTTGACTACATCCGTAAAGAACTTCTACGGAATGGAGTCAATAAAAAGCTTCTCTGGGTAGAATACTGTGAGGAATGCCGTATGAACGGCGAAGAACCTCTGATGTATTCCCAGTTCTGCTACTACATCCAAAAGGATGAAGAAAAACGCAGGGCTACCATGCATATCCCGGGAAAACCAGGTGAACAGATTGAAGTTGACTGGGCAGGTGATCCCGCCCACATCATTGATCCAGATACTGGAGAAATCACAAATGCATGGATATTTGTAGGTGTATTAACTTACAGTCAATACACTTTTGTAAAAGCATACATGAATGAGAAAACAGGCAGCTGGATCAAAGCTCATGTCCAGATGTTTGATTTCTTTGGTGGTGTTACACCGATGCTCGTCTCAGATAACTGCACAACAGCGGTAAATCATGAAAAGAGTGACTGGTATACCACTGCATTAAACACAACTTATCACGAGATGGCAGAACATTATAATCCTGCCATCATTCCGGCCAGAGTCCGGAAACCCAAGGATAAACCAGATGTAGAAGGATCTGTAGGGAAAATATCCACTTGGATAACTGCAGCCCTTCGTAATGAACAGTTTTTCTCTCTTACCGAATTGAATGATTCTATCCGAGAAAAACCGGATGCCTATAATGCTCGTAAATTCCAGAAAAAGGAATGTAGCAGGCTCAGTTTATTTCTTGGGGAAGAAATGCCATTACTGGCGTCGTTGCCTGCTACACCTTTTGAACTGGCTGAATGGAAACAAGCCACTGTCCAGTTTAACTATCACATCGCAGTAGACAAGATGTACTACTCCGTGCCTTATCAGTATATCAAAAATAAGGTTGATGTGCGTATAACAGATACAACGGTCGAAATATTTTATAATCACAATCGGATTGCCTCCCACCGACGGCTTCATGGAAGAAGCGGTCAGTATTCTACTGTGATAGAACATATGCCACAGGAGCACCAGGAATATCTGGAGTGGAATGGTAACCGGTTCCGCAAATGGGCTGATTCGATTGGAATTAACACAAGTAAGGTTGTCGATGCAATACTTACCTCCGGTAGGGTTGAACAGCAATCCTATAGAAGTTGTATGGGATTGTTGAAACTGGCAGAGAAATATTCGCCAGAAAGGCTGGAACAGGTCTGCACCAGGGCGCTTTCCTATTCTGGTAAACCCAGTTATAAAACCTAAATTATTCACCGATACACGGTAAAAGTGACTCAAAGTCCCATAGTTATTGTATTTAAGCTGTTTATTGCATTTCATCTATTAAATGAATAAAAAAAGAGCATCCAGTTGTGGTAAAATTAAGGTGTTCAATGTCTTAATAATCACACAAAAGGAGCCCTTTATGGATATTTTAAACACCTTATCACTAAAAAGCAATAGACAGATTAAAATAAATTTTAACGGCGGCGATCTATCCTCCGATGCAGGACTTCTTCTTATAAAAGAATTCGCTGCAAAAATCGGCTTTGCAAAGCTGATCAAAAAGATATTTAAGACCGATGATAAATCGATCCGCTTCCACAAGGATAACGAAAACCTTATGCAGATGCTCTATCAGATTATCTCCGCATATTTTCAAGATGACTGCGCTGACGAGCTAACTTCGGATCCTGTTTTTAATGCCATTCCTGAAAAGAAAAGTCTGGCATCGCAGCCTACATTATCAGGATTTTTCAACCGTATGAACGAGGATACCCTCATACAGTTCGATGACATTGATAAAAGCCTCAGGGATATCATCTATTCTATAAAGCGGCCGGAACATATGCTTTTTGACTTGGACAGCACCCTGTTTGGCACTTACGGCAAGCAGGAAGGAGAAGGCTTCAACTTCCATTATCAGGCACATGGCTATCATCCGTTACTGTGCTATGACGGATTGACCGGCGATCTGCTCAAAGCACAGCTGCATGACGGAACACTCCACTGCAGCAATGATACGGATAAATTTATGGAATCCCTCTTTCTGGAATACATGGAAAGAGGAATAAAAACTTATCTTCGCGGCGACAGCGGATTCTCATCTCCAAAACTTTATAAAACCTGTGAGATGAATGGCTGTTCCTATGCCATCCGCTTAAAACAGAATTCTTCACTTATTGCCCTTGCTTCGGATAAAGATGAAGATTTGTACAAAGCATCCAAAGAGGACCAGATCAGCTATAGAGCAACTTATGGTGAATTCCTGTATCAGGCTGGTACATGGGAATATCCGAGACGTGTGGTTTTCAAAATTGAGAAACCATACGGTCAGCTTATACACATGCACACCTTTATTGTTACAAACATGGATATGGAGCCCTGTCAGATCATTCAGTTTTACTGTGGCCGCGGCAGGATGGAAAACTTTATCAGGGAAGGCAAAAGCGGATTTGACTTTGCCGCTGTCAGCAGTCATTCCAAAGTAGTAAATGCCAACCGAATGCGGATTCACATGCTTGCGTACAACTTATTCAATTGGTTCAGGCGACTGGTACTTCCGGCAAATATGCGAAAGCAACAGGTTAATACCATTCGATTAAAGCTGATAAAAATTGCTGCGAGAGCAGTCCGTTCAGCAAGATATATCACATTCAAGCTGTGCAGCAGCTGTCCCTATAAAAAGGAATTCTACGGGACACTGGAGAACATCCGGCGACTGACCGTACAGTTGGAATAGCAACTATTAACGTACCTTGACAGTTCAAAGTAACTCAATCGGATTCCAGGGGGGAAGTCTGCCCATTTTTGCGGATAACTTGATTGATTTCAAGGGAACTGGTTCAATGTTTTGTAGTATCAAGCATTTCTATATGCTCATGAATAATTCAGGTTTATTTATGTATTCTTTTACGTTTTCTATAATTTTTACACAAGTAGACGCTTCATAATAATAATTGCGATGAGATTTTTGCAATCCTTTTACAAACTCATTATCATCTTCCAAAAATAGTTTCAAAAACGCTATTGCCTTCGCCAGCCAACTATTATATATAGCACTATCTACATATGTTCCGCCCAGCTCGCTATTTCGCATTGTTTTCAATACATTATTTCCATCTTGAATTAAAGCTTCAATCCCTTGTAAAGCCTTCTCTTTATTCATTGTTGTTTACCGCCTTTATTTTTGTAAAAATAATTTTTCCTTTTTATAATCTTAAGGCATTATATTGAGGTCATAACCAACAATCAGCCTTCATTGCATCAATTATTACTACACCATATTATCCCGATTCTGTCCATTGTAAAGAAACCTTCTAACTTCCATAACCAAATCATTCGGATCATCATCAATTACCACATAGTAAATTATATAATTATCCACATAAATACGATAATAAGAATATCTACGCTCCCTGACAGAATGATATGGTTCAAAAGATTCAGCCACTGGAAGTCGCTCCATAATAGCAGACTCTACCTTATCCAATAAGTCATTTGCCGCTTTTGGATTCTTCAGTTTCTCTGCAATATAGGTTACTTTTTCATCAAGATCCTCATAAAAAAGTGGCAGATAGCTCAATCTGTACTTTTTACTGAACATTTATCTTCCTCCGTAGTCCTCCAAAAACTTCCTCATGGCTCATCCTTGTATCATTTTCTGCCGCAAACCTATCTGCTTT is from Lachnospiraceae bacterium JLR.KK002 and encodes:
- the istA gene encoding IS21 family transposase; the encoded protein is MTKYREILRLKSLGFSERNIAQSCGVSRNTVAKVLKKAAEINLSWPLDFDMTDSTPEELMFPKDKSATNKRMPDFDYIRKELLRNGVNKKLLWVEYCEECRMNGEEPLMYSQFCYYIQKDEEKRRATMHIPGKPGEQIEVDWAGDPAHIIDPDTGEITNAWIFVGVLTYSQYTFVKAYMNEKTGSWIKAHVQMFDFFGGVTPMLVSDNCTTAVNHEKSDWYTTALNTTYHEMAEHYNPAIIPARVRKPKDKPDVEGSVGKISTWITAALRNEQFFSLTELNDSIREKPDAYNARKFQKKECSRLSLFLGEEMPLLASLPATPFELAEWKQATVQFNYHIAVDKMYYSVPYQYIKNKVDVRITDTTVEIFYNHNRIASHRRLHGRSGQYSTVIEHMPQEHQEYLEWNGNRFRKWADSIGINTSKVVDAILTSGRVEQQSYRSCMGLLKLAEKYSPERLEQVCTRALSYSGKPSYKT
- a CDS encoding IS1380 family transposase; this translates as MDILNTLSLKSNRQIKINFNGGDLSSDAGLLLIKEFAAKIGFAKLIKKIFKTDDKSIRFHKDNENLMQMLYQIISAYFQDDCADELTSDPVFNAIPEKKSLASQPTLSGFFNRMNEDTLIQFDDIDKSLRDIIYSIKRPEHMLFDLDSTLFGTYGKQEGEGFNFHYQAHGYHPLLCYDGLTGDLLKAQLHDGTLHCSNDTDKFMESLFLEYMERGIKTYLRGDSGFSSPKLYKTCEMNGCSYAIRLKQNSSLIALASDKDEDLYKASKEDQISYRATYGEFLYQAGTWEYPRRVVFKIEKPYGQLIHMHTFIVTNMDMEPCQIIQFYCGRGRMENFIREGKSGFDFAAVSSHSKVVNANRMRIHMLAYNLFNWFRRLVLPANMRKQQVNTIRLKLIKIAARAVRSARYITFKLCSSCPYKKEFYGTLENIRRLTVQLE
- a CDS encoding type II toxin-antitoxin system RelE/ParE family toxin gives rise to the protein MFSKKYRLSYLPLFYEDLDEKVTYIAEKLKNPKAANDLLDKVESAIMERLPVAESFEPYHSVRERRYSYYRIYVDNYIIYYVVIDDDPNDLVMEVRRFLYNGQNRDNMV